The Pseudomonas pergaminensis nucleotide sequence GCGCAGGACGGGGCTTTCAGGTTGTTCCTTGAGGAATTTTTCCCAGATCTGACGTGCTTCGCGCTGCTTGCCATTGGCCCACAGCACTTCGCCCAGGTGGGCAGCGACTTCCTGGTCCGGGAAGCGCTCCAGTGCCTGGCGCAGCAAGCGTTCGGCTTCGTCCAGGTTGCCCAGGCGGTAATTCACCCAGCCGAGGCTGTCGAGTACGGCCGGGTCTTCCGGGTTGAGCTTGTGGGCTTGCTCGATCAGCACCTTGGCTTCGTCGTAGCGCGTGGTGCGGTCGGACAGGGTGTAGCCCAAGGCGTTGAGGGCCATGGCATTGTCCGGGTCGCGCTTGATGATCAGGCGCAGGTCTTTTTCCATCTGCGCCAGGTCATTGCGTTTTTCCGCCTGCATGGCGCGGGTGTACAGCAGGTTCAAATCATCGGGGAACTGCAGCAAGGCTTGTTGCAGCAGTTTCCACGCCCGCTCGCCCTGATTGTTGGCCGACAGGGTTTCGGCCTGGATCAGGTACAGCTGGATCGCGTAGTCCGGTTCGGCATCCCGCGCGGCGGCCAGGCGTTTTTCCGCCTCGTCGGTACGGCCATTGCTCATCAGGATATCGGCCTGGCGCAATTGGGCTGGCAGGTAGTCATTGCCGGGGCCGACCTGGGCGTATTCAAGCAGGGCAGCTTGTGGATCGTTACGTTCTTCGGCGATGCGGCCGAGATTCAAGTGCGCCGAATCCACGTGGCTCTCACGCTGGATCAGCTCTTCCAGGTAGCCCTTGGCCTCGTCCCAGGCCTTGGCTTCGAGGCACACCAGCGCCAGGGAGTAACGTAATTCGTCGTCATCCGGGTATTGCTGGACCAGGTTGGCGAACTGCACTTTGGCGTCCTCCATGCGGTCCTGTTCCACCAGCATGCGCGCGTAAGTCAGGCGCAGGCGCTTGTCGTCCGGATACTTCTTGATGCTTTTTTCCAGCAGCGGAATCGCTTCCTTGCCGCGGTTGAGGTTCTGCAGCAGGCGAGCGCGCAACAGGATCGGGGCGATTTCGCCTTCTTCCGGCGGGTTCTGCTCCAGCAGCTTCAACGCCGCGTCGGCTTCGTCATCCTGTTGCAGCAGCAATGCCTTGCCGAAGATCAGCTGGCTGTTCTTCGGATGTTTCTGCAGCAGGCGGTCGAAACTCTTCATCAGGCCATTGCGGGTGTCCTGGTCGGTGTCGGCAGCCGACAATGCGAGGAAATCGAAATGGGTGTCGCCCTTGCC carries:
- a CDS encoding tetratricopeptide repeat protein, which produces MNRSSALLLAFVFLSGCHAMAPVSPDGTPPVEDSTPAPEKPKVYSSFKEETVYSLLTAELAGQRNRFDIALDNYVTQAINTQDPGISERAFRIAEYLGADQAALDTSLIWAKNAPDDLEAQRAAAIQLARAGRYDDSMVYMEKVLQGKGDTHFDFLALSAADTDQDTRNGLMKSFDRLLQKHPKNSQLIFGKALLLQQDDEADAALKLLEQNPPEEGEIAPILLRARLLQNLNRGKEAIPLLEKSIKKYPDDKRLRLTYARMLVEQDRMEDAKVQFANLVQQYPDDDELRYSLALVCLEAKAWDEAKGYLEELIQRESHVDSAHLNLGRIAEERNDPQAALLEYAQVGPGNDYLPAQLRQADILMSNGRTDEAEKRLAAARDAEPDYAIQLYLIQAETLSANNQGERAWKLLQQALLQFPDDLNLLYTRAMQAEKRNDLAQMEKDLRLIIKRDPDNAMALNALGYTLSDRTTRYDEAKVLIEQAHKLNPEDPAVLDSLGWVNYRLGNLDEAERLLRQALERFPDQEVAAHLGEVLWANGKQREARQIWEKFLKEQPESPVLRGTIKRLTGSETL